The Polaribacter sp. Q13 sequence TTTAAAACATATACAGAAAAATACTCCGATCACTATCCTATAATGGCAAGAATTAATTGGTAGATTTATTTATACTTAACAAATACTTTAATTTACTTTTCAACCCCATATTTACGTTCAATTATAAATACAATTTATATTTTGTTTCAGGAAGCTTTAGATCATCACTAATAAATTTCTTTACTACCGTAAAGCCATTTTTTTCTAATATTTTTGCCGAAGCTTTATTCTTATCCACAACATAGCCTACAATTTTTTTTATTCCAATTTTCTTACAATAAGAAATTAACCCAACACAAACTTCTGTTCCAAAACCATAACCCCATAACTTTTCTAAAAATCGGTATCCAATTTCATCATCTAAATTGTCTTTTACCAGGGCAACTGTTCCTATAAATTGATTGTCTATTTTTCTAATGATTGCGTAAATCCAAAAATCATTTTTTTGCTGATAATATCTTAAAATTA is a genomic window containing:
- a CDS encoding GNAT family N-acetyltransferase; protein product: MIFETERLIIRRLILEDLDAFHELESNANVLKYATGTPKTFIENKGELNSLILRYYQQKNDFWIYAIIRKIDNQFIGTVALVKDNLDDEIGYRFLEKLWGYGFGTEVCVGLISYCKKIGIKKIVGYVVDKNKASAKILEKNGFTVVKKFISDDLKLPETKYKLYL